The Neisseria animaloris genome segment CATCTCCTGCTTGAGTGACTCGTAACTTTGGCGGAGCAGCTTACGTCGGCCGTTGCGGTACATCTCGCGGGCATCTTTACCCTGCATATCGGTAACAACACGCACCATATGCACAATAATCGGTTCGTCGGGAGTCTGCGGGCAGCGGTAATCACCCATACTCACGGGATCGTCAAGCTGGATCAGGCAATACGGTGCATCCGGAGCATAAACTGCATATACACCGAGTTTTTGGAAAGCGTGGGCGTTTTTCACCAACACCTTGCCGTAAAGAATCGGCACCTTGACATTGCTCAACATGGCTTCGCTCTGTGTTTGCCGTAATTGCGGCATGATGCGTGCGGCCAGTGCGCTGTGGCCGGCAAAAATACATTGCTTGGCTTGAACCTGCTTCAAATCAGCATCACCTTGGGGCAGATAGGCCACGGCCACACCTTCGGCATTGTTTTCAACCATCAATGCTGTTGACTTGAGGCGGATGCGGACATTGTTTTCCGGCAAATCGAGTTTGCTGTAATCGAATTTGGCCGACACAATGTCTTCCATACTGTTGCCCGGGGCAATAGCCGGAATCATCTTACGCACGAGCAAGCGTGCCACCGAGGCATTGCCGTCGGGGAAATGATAGATATATGGTTCTTCTTCATCCTCTTCTTCGGGGAGACGGAGGTTTTGCACGCCCGGATAGCCTCCTCTTAAAGCCTCGCTTACCGAAACGGCGTTAATCGCATGGCCCCAGTATTCGGAACTGATATTGAGCAAGTATCTCAATGCGGTTTCAGGCAATTTGACGGTATTTTTCAGAAAATCATAATAGCTGGTATTTTCAGCATATTCTTCACGCTGGCTTTTACTTTTGCCTTTCAAATAGTCGTCAGGATCAGTATAGAGCTTGATTAAAGCCTGTTTATCGGCTTCAGGCAACGGAAAATTCTGAATGATTTCGGCTGCGCTTTCTTCACCCGTTTCCGGCTCGCCGCGCACTACGGCATCTTTTCCAAAGGCCGTTTTGTTGAAGAACACGCCTTTTTCCAAATTCCATTTCTTTTCGTACAAATCTTGTTGGAAATATTTTTCAAACTTGGTGTAATCCACACCCAAATCTTTCATCAGTGCGTTAACGTCGTCTGAAAAATTAGCTTTGGGAGAATCAAATGACTCACTGCCCGCGTAGGAAACCAGCGTCTTGCCGTCGATGGTAAATTCGTTACGTTGGGCATGGCCGCCGAAATCTTCGTGGTTGTCCAAAATCAGGATTTTGGCTTGCGGACGTTGCTTCTGGTAGAGATAAGCGGCCGACAAACCGCTAATGCCGGCACCGATTACTACCAAATCATATTGCTCTTCGGCCTTACCCGGCAGTGTGAACTTGCCACCGGCCAATGCAACACTGTGTGCCGCATTTTGAACACCCTCCGTATCGCCGCGCAAACCGAGCAAAGCGGGAGGATAGTAAATGCTTTTCAGAGTAGCGTTTTTTACTTGGTCTGCCGGAGAAACGGTGCGGTAGATTTTTTCGCAACCGCCCAGCACAAACGAACCGGCCAAAGCGGCCGTTCCGCCTAAAAAAGTGCGGCGGGAAAATTTACGTTTCATTTGAAATACTTTCGGGTTCAATTTTTGTAAACGCACAATTCTAACAAGTTCCCATCTTTTACACAAAATTGAATTTCTTTACCCTTGTCATATTATTTCAAAACCATATGACAAACCTTCTAAAAAATCCCTTATAAATATCTTTAAAAAATAATATGTTATAAAAATAATCAGCATTTCACTCATATTAACAAATATATAACCCCAATCAACTCTATGATATTTTTTCAAGTAATTAAAAGGCCGTCTGAAAAATTTTTCAGGCGGCCTTTTGACAATTTTGCATCACTTGCTACAAAAGCGGGCTCATCAGTCTGACGGTATTTTCCACCAGCCCCCACCATTTTGACCGCTGCTGCCAGCCTTTAACTGTGATATAGCTGCTGTCGGCCAGATATTGCTTTTGCAAATCAATCACTTGGCAAGTAATACTTTTATCGTAAATTGCCAAGCTGATTTCCAGATTTAAAAAGAAACTGCGCATATCCATATTCACGGTGCCGAACAGCGTATAACCATCGTCTATTACCATGGTTTTGGCATGCAGCAGCCCACCGCCGAACAAAGCGATTTTTACTCCTGCTTTAAGCAGCATGGGATAGTAAGCTTGCGAAGCATAGCGCACCATCAGCGAATCGACTTTGGCCGGCAAAATCAAGGTTACTTCCACACCGCGTTTGGCTGCGGTGGTCAATGCCGTCAGCAAAGGTTCGTCGGGCACGAAATACGGCGTGGTAATCATGATTTTCCGTGTGGCCGAATAAACCGCGCTGAGTATGGTTTCGTAAATCACCCGGTTTACTTGGTCGGGCGCGGAAGGAATCACTTGGGCCACAATATTACCTGCGCGCATTTTTTCAGGCAGCATGGCAGGAATCAGCTCGTTGAGTCCGCGCAAATATTGCTGTACTTCGGTTAAGTTTTGATCGTCTTCCACAGCCACGTCCGCATAGAACACCGCAGTCATTTCCAACACCAGCGGCCCGGAACAACGCATCATCACATCCACCCATTCGCCCACGCCCGAACCTTGCTTGAAAAAGCGCGGGTCTACCAAGTTGTAGCTGCCGGTATAACCGATTTTTTTATCTATAATCAGCATTTTGCGGTGATTTCGCAAATCGCTGCGGGTAAATAGGGTTTTCAACAGCCCCACCGGTAAGGCTGCATGCACTTCCACGCCGAAACTGCGTAACTTCTTCACCCAGCTGCTGTTGAAAAAATTATGGCTGCCGACGGCATCGGCAAGAATAACGCAGTCCACTCCGCGTTGTGCTGCCTGAATCACTGCATCCAAAAGAGTTTCAATTCGGCCCTGAGGTTCGATAATGTAAAATGCCAACAAACATGACTGCCGTGCCGATTCAATATCCGCAAGCATGGCATCGACGATTTCGTCGGTGGTCGAAAGCAGCGTCACGGCATTGCTTTTGGTCGGCCCCATACCGGTGGTATCGGCGGCAACTTTGGCAATCCCCCGATAACGCGGGCGCATTTCGTCGGTAATATCCAAGTCGATATCCGCCATATAAAGCTCGATAAACTCGCTGTAAAAACGGTTCATTTCTGCCGTGCGTTTGGCCCTCGCCGTTCCAAGTCGCGGCTCTCCTACCATCAAATAAGCGGCCACACCGAAAAGCGGGAAAACAAACAGAATAATCAACCATGCAAATGCCGCGCCGGTATTGCGCTGTTTGTAAAGCACCCGCCCCGCACAAACCAAGGCGGCGGCGGTGTGCAGGTAAATAAGAATCTGACCCCACGGAATTTCAATATTCATAAGCATGCAAGATATTTTCAGACGGCCTAAATTATAGAAGTAATCATCATTAAGGTATAAAAGGCCGTCTGAAAGTTCCTTTTTGGTTTTAAACGGTGGCGGGCAATCGACCCGACTATGAAAAAGGCCGTCTGAAAAGTTTTCAGACGGCCTCACAACATCGTTTAATACTTAATTTTAATTCTCTCAAACGGTGCGAATTTCAACACGAGATAACCCAAAACACCTGCAAACAGAGAACCTAAAAATACACCCACTTTGCTGTAATCCTGTATGGCGGGGTCAACAAACGCCAATAGGCTGATAAACAGGCTCATGGTAAAACCGATACCGCATAGCAGCGCCACACCATACACCTGCAACCAGCTTGCGCCCTCAGGCAGTTCGGTCCAGCCTAGTTTGACCGTTACCCAAACCACGCCGAAAACACCCAACTGCTTACCCAAAAACAATCCGGCAAAAATACCCATAACCACGGGATCGAACAGCACCGAACCGTCCAATCCTGCAAAAGATACGCCGGCATTGGCAAAACCGAAAACCGGCACGACAAAGAAAGCAACCGGATTTTCCAAAGCATGCTCCCACTTGAGCAACGGTGCTTCCTGAACAGAATCCTGAACCCGCAGAGGAATGGCAAAAGCCAGCAACACACCTGCAAGTGTGGCATGAAGGCCGGATTTCAAAACGAAAAACCACAGCAGCACGCCCAACAACAAATACGGAAGGCTTTTCAATATGCCTTTTTTATTCAAGAAAAACAGTACGGCCAGAGTTGCAGCAGCCAACGCCAGATAAATGAAACTGATGCTGCTGCTGTAAAACAAGGCAATAATCACAATAACGGCCAAGTCGTCCATAATCGCCAAAGCCGTCAGAAATATTTTCAGAGAAACCGGAACACGGCTGCCCAACAACGCCAGCACACCCAATGCGAAAGCAATATCAGTGGCGGCCGGCACAGCCCAACCTTTCAATGTTTCGGGATTACCGCTGTTAAACAAAACATAAAACAAGGCAGGCATCATCAACCCGCCTAAAGCGGCCAACCCGGGCAATATCCGCTTGGCGTTGGTGTCCAATTCACCCTGCAACAATTCCCGTTTGACTTCCAACCCCACAAACAGGAAAAACACCGCCATTAAGCCATCATTAATCCAATGTGAAACACTCAAACCGGCAACATAGCTTCCAAGCATGCTGAAATAATGTTCCGATACCGGAGAATTCGCTGCCACAATACCAAGCATCGCCGCTATCATCAACACGATACCCGCCGCAGGCTCGGAACTGAAAAAATGAGCTAACTTATCCCTCACTGACCTTCCTTTCTTTTAAAAGTCTTTGATTTATTAAATTGATTACCGAACACAAACCCACTGCTGTAACCAATAACTCCGCAGTGGGTTTTCTCTCAGAGGCCGTCTGAAAATGTTTTTTCAGACGGCCTCTGTATCATTAAAATACAGATTAACGGTGATACTGTCGAGACAATTCATGCACCGTATCCACCAGCAACTTGGAGTGTTCGGGGTCGGCATGTTGGTTGATGCCGTGGCCGAGATTGAACACATGGCCGCTGCCGTGGCCGTAGGCCGCCAAAATACGGGCGGTTTCTTCGCGGATGCTGTCGGGCGTGCCGAATAGTGCGAAGGGGTCGAAATTGCCTTGCAAGGCCACTTTACCGCCTACGCGCTTGCGGGCTTCGCCGATGTTGCATGTCCAATCCAAACCGAGGGCATCGGCACCGGTGTCGGCCATTTTTTCCAGCCACAAACCGCCGCCTTTGGTAAACACAATCACCGGCACGCGGCGGCCTTCGCTTTGGCGTTTCAAACCGCCGACAATCTGCTTCATGTAGTGCAGGCTGAAGGCTTCAAACGCCGCATCGCTCAACACGCCGCCCCATGTATCGAAAATCTGCACCGCCTGCGCACCCGCATCGATTTGGGCATTCAAATAAGCGGTTACGGCTTGGGCGTTGACATCCAAAATCTTGTGCAGCAAGTCGGGGCGCGAATACATCATGGTTTTGATGATGCGGAATTCTTTACTGCTGCCGCCTTCCACCATATAGCAGGCCAGCGTGAACGGGCTGCCGGAAAAGCCGATTAAAGGCACGTGGCCGTTTAAGGCTTTGCGGATGGAAGCAACGGCATCAAATACATATTGCAGCTTGCCCATATCAGGCACTTCCAGTTTGGCAATGTCGGCCTCATGCTGCAAAGCGCGCTCGAATTTGGGGCCTTCGCCTTCGGCAAAATACAAACCCAAACCCATGGCATCGGGCACGGTTAAGATGTCGGAAAACAGAATCGCCGCGTCCAAATCAAAGCGTTCCAGCGGTTGAATGGTTACTTCGGTGGCCAATTCGGTGTTTTTGCACAAATCCAGAAAACTGCCTGCCCGGGCGCGGGTGGCTTTGTATTCGGGCAGATAGCGGCCTGCCTGACGCATCATCCAAATCGGTGTGTATTCAACCGGTTGTTTTAACAAAGCGCGTAAGAAAGTATCGTTTTTCAATGTGGTCATATCGGGCTTTCGTCGAAAAATATTGAAAACGCCTGCCTGTGTTATAGCAAACAAACTGATTTTTGACACAAGGCGGCAAGCCGTAGGCAGCACCAATAGTGCGGAACCGATTCTGCTATCGCTTCGCCGGCTTACAAAACCGTTCTCTTTAAACTAAGGCGCAGCAATGCCGCAGCAAGTTAAGTTGATTCGCTATAAATCTTTGCACGCGTGATCGGGGTGTTAAAATTTCAAAGTATCGAAAGGCCGTCTGAAAACATTTATCCGGTTTTTCAGACGGCCTCTTTTGGTATGGCGGCTTATCTGTTATAGGGATTCATCATCGGCAGACACACTCTCCAAAGCCAGTTTGCGCTGCTGCTCCGCCTTTTCGGGCTGCTCGGTTTCGTCAAACACTTTAGCCAAAGCCAAACGCGCCGGCATGCTCGGGTCGATGGCGAGGCTGGCTTCCAGATACGTCTGCGCCTTGCCCCAAAGCTGCTTGCCGTAAGCCAGTTCGCCCAGATACATCAGCAATTTGGCATTATTCGGATGCGCCTGCAACCAGCCGTCGGCAAGGTCGATGGCTTTGCGCTGTTCTTTGTCGTTCAAAAAACGCACGCTCTGAACGAAAGTTTCCAGCAACTCGGCCTGCTGGGTATGCGGATAATATTTCTCCACCCATTTCACCGCATGGCCGTACAAGCCCAAACGCTCATATTTCTCGGCGATGGCAATACACAATTCGCCGGTTTTCAAATGCTCGGGAATACGCTTGAGGCAAACTTTCAAACCGTTATGATCGGAAGCCAATGCCAGCAGGCGGTGGTATGCCCAGTTTTGATATTGTTCGGCTTCATAATCGCTGATTGCCCCCGCTTTAACTAATTTGTCGGCCTTATCCAATACTTCCAGTGCGTTGCCTTTATCGAAAGCATAGCGCAACTGCAAACGCACCAACCGGGTCAGGCTCGGGTTGATTTGTGCCGCAGCCGCCAAGTGGTTTTCGGCAGCCGGATAATCGCGGCGGGTCAATGCCGATTCCGCCAGCAACAGATAACGTGAAAGCTGCTGTTTGGCAGGCAGACTTTCGATGTCCTGCAAATAACGGTCGCGCAGAGCGGTATCGTCCATCTGGTCGGCGGCATGTGCGCCAAGCATCAAAGCCAATGTGCGGTTGTCGCCCGCTTCTTTATTGGCCAATACCTTAGCCGCTTCCTGCTCGGCTTTTTGAAACTTGCCTTCAAAGAACGCCAATCCGGCATTGTTCAAAGCAGTAGCAGCCTGACGGCCTTTGCGCGCCACACCGAAACGCTGCATACGCCCGGGCACATTAAGAATGCCGGCAATCAGGCGCACCAGCAGGTAAAGCACCACCACAAGGGCAATCAAGCCGAGAATAAAAGCATGCAGATTGATGCGCAGCATGGTTTGCTCCACCACCACATACACATTACCGCTGTATGAACCTGCCGCAATCGCCAAGCCTACCGCTACGGCAAATAGGACAATAATCCAGATCAAGCCTCTCATACCCGCGCCCCTTTCACTTCCTCTACCGGTGCAGAAGCCGGTTTGTTTTCAGACGGCACGGCCGGTTTGGCAGGTTGCGGCTGTTGCTGTCGAGGCTCCGCTGCTTTCGGTACGACAGGTACGACCGGAACAGCAGGTATTTCCGGGGCTGATGCGGCAGACGGCTCGGAAGCGGCTTCGCTTGCGGCGGCAGGAGCCGTCGTTTCAGATAACAATGTCGGACGGCTCGGACGCACCGAATTTTGATAATTACGCACTGCATTCAAACTGTTTTTCAATACGTCATCAGTAACCATACGCAAATCAGCCGTTTTCAATTCGGCCAATTCTTTCAACCAAGATTGGGTGGCTGGAGAACGAACGTCGAAATATTGTTTTACAGCCGCTTCCGCATTGTTCAAATCACTTTGATAGACCTCGCCGTTGTACTGCATCAAAGCAGCACGTGCGTCCAGTAGCCGCAAACGCAGATTTTCACGCACGAAATATACTTGTTCGGGGGCCATCAGCATAGAGTCGTTGCTGTTTAAACGGCGCACTTCCACCATTCCTCTCAAAGCCGTTAGCGTTTTTTGCCATGCGGCCTCCCACCACGGCAAATTGCTTACGTCCACAACCTGAGGGGCGGTTTGGCCGGGTTTCAATGCTCCGTCAACCATCAACGGAAGGCCGGCAACGGCGGTTTCCAAACGGTCGAGACGCAACGACACGCCCGAAATATCCACATAGGGGCGGTTACGCAATGCCGTCAGATCGCTTGCAACGGCTTGTTTTACCGGAAGCAATTCGGGATGGTCGAAACGGCTCATGCGGCTTTCGATGTTTTCCAACACTCCGATGGCGGCAGGCACATTGCCTGAAAGCAGTAATTGTTGCGAAGCCAGATTCAGCATCACCTCGGTTTCATCCACCAGCCAATCGGCCCGGCCTTTACTTAACTCTTGGAAAGCACGTTCGGCGGCCGCCGCTTTTTCGCCGTTTCTTTTCTGCATGGCGGCCAACTGAACCATTGCAGCCTGAATTTCATTCTGTTTGCGCATAGAATCTTGAAGCATTCTGGCATTCTGCGATTCGCCCAAAGCAGCTTTTTCAATTTTTTGATTGAAGTCTATTTCCTGCGTTTTCAACAGGTTTTGCCCCTGTACGAACAAAAACCCGCTGGCTCCCAAAGCCAACAGGGATAAGGCCAGCGCAACGACTGCCACGCTTCTGCCCGACGATTGCTTGATCACTACGGGTGTAACAAGGGGTTGGTTGTTTTTTGAGTCAGACATAAGATTTCCTGCGGGTTCGGGGTTATTCGGAGCAGCGGCCGAAAAACCGGTTTTCGATTTTTCAGACAATATTTCTGTTTCCGGCTCGACTGCGGCCGCATCGGGTTTACTGTTTTCAGATGACCGGACGGAAGATGGCGGCGTAACCGTACCGTCTTTTGCCACCACCAGCATTCGCCTTTCGGTTTCCTGACCGTTTCCGGTCTGCGAATCTTCGGGTTTATTTTCGTCTTGGCTGTTCATTCTGAACTCCGTGCAAGGCTTGTTTTAAAGTCTGTACATCCAAACGCGCAACCACTTCGGTGCGCACCGCCCCTGCGGCATGCAAGGCATCGGCTATGCGAGGATGATGCGTGAAGTATAACAAGGTTCTTAATGGTTGCGCCAATTCAGGCGGCACTTGCGCAAACAAAGCACCCGCCATCTCGGCGGAAGTAATGTAGGCGGCAACGGGTTGTATCCGCTTAAATATAGTCCAATCAAGTGCTTGAGGCCGTCTGAAATAAACTTCGGCCGTTTCCGCCTCAAAGCCGCGCCGTTTCAAATTCTGCACCAGAAAATCCCGCCCGCCGTGTCCGCGTACAATCAGCACTTTTGCCCCTCGGGGCAGGCTGTTCCAAATATCCAAACCCAATACGGCTTCGCTGTCGTTACCTTCCTGCGGGCAAATGATTTCGTGCGGGCAGAATGCCGACAATGCCTTGCGGCTGCCCTGCCCTACGGTAATCTGGCGGACGAGGCCGTCTGAAAAATCAATATGCGGCGCGGCAGTTTCCACCGCCGTGGGGCTGACCCAGAATACGGCTGAGGCCGTCTGAAACTGCCGGTTGAGTTTTTTTAAGGCTGCCTCGTCCGGCTCGATGCGTATCGGGCCGAACGGTACGGCATCCCAACCTGCCGCCGTGCACGTGAGGATATCGGCGGCGGTTTGGGATTGGGGGCGGATAATCAAAATGGCTGGCATGTTTTCAGACGGCCTCTGTTTAAAATAAATTATTCGCAATATTCGGCACGATACCTTACCACAGCTGCCACAACGCATCGTTTTGCAGCGGCTTTTGTGTCTGCCGTTGCGCTTTGCGGTAATCCCAAGGAGCTTGGGGGTTCCTGTTCCTCCACAATCCTCTGCTATCCTGCCGGGCATTAGCTTCGGCATAAGCATAGGCTGCATAATCAAAAGCATTCTGTTTGCGCTTGGCAATCGACACATAATGCCACGCATGACCTTGCTGTAATTGGGCAAGGTTCACGTCCTGCCCGTTCAGGTACACTTGGGCGACTTCACGTTTATATTGGTCGGTTTCAAACACTGTTACTTCCACATTTTTGCCTTGCAGGGTCTCGCGTAACGCATCTCTGGAAGCCGTACCGTGTGCCTGCTGCAATTCCGGCGCATCAATATAGGCCAAACGTATTTTATGTTTATTACCGTTGCTATCAACTACACGCACCGTGTCTCCGTCGGATACGGCGATTACGCGGCCGGAATAGTTTTGTACGGCGTTGCTCTGTACCCAAAACGAGTGCAGTCGCCGCGCCGTTTCGGCACTTTTACGCCACCATTGGGGAACGCCTTCTGCCTGCACATCGGCAACTGAAACGAACAGCATGGCAACTATAAGCGTATATAAAGAAGGTATTTTCATATTTGAAACCGAATGAGGCTGCCGGCCATAAAACCACCGCAACGAATAAGGCCGTCTGAAAAGTTTCAGACGGCCTTTCGCCCTACCGTATCAGTTGGGCTTGATGACTTGCACGCCGTTTTGCGTACCCAACACCAGCACGTCGGCGGCATTGTGCCCGAACAGGCCGTTTTCCACCACTCCGGGAATTTTGTTGATTTCGTCTTCCAGCGTTACCGGCAGGTTGATTTCCAAATCGTGTACGTCAACGATTTGATGGCCGTTAAACGTGATAAAGCCCATGCGCAACTCGGGCTGGCCGCCCAAAGCCACCAGTTTGCGCGATACCATCGAACGCGCCATTGGAATCACTTCCACCGGCAGCGGGAATTTGCCCAAACGGGAAACGTATTTGCTTTCATCGGCAATGCATACGAACTTGTCCGCAATGCTGGCTACAATTTTTTCACTCAGATGCGCACCGCCTCCTCCTTTGATCATTTGCAGCGAATGGTTGACCTCGTCGGCTCCGTCGACATACACGGCCAGATGGGATACTTCGTTCATCTGTACTTCGGGGATTTCAAAACGGGCCAGCAGCTCGGAAGTGCCTTTTGATGTAGAAACCGCTCCTTTGATTTTTTTGCCGCTTTTTGCCAGCGCTTCAATGAAAAAATTAACGGTAGAACCGGTGCCGATGCCGATATACTCACCTTCCGGCACGAATTCGACGGCTTTTTCGGCCGCCATACGTTTCAGTTCGTCTTGTGATGCCATGATTTTCCTCTCTCTACATAAAAAGGTTAAGCGGTTCGTATGTTAACAGTTTTCGACTGACCGCGCAGTATCCCGAGCCACTTTTTCAAACCGCCCGCAGCAACACCGCCGCTTGCGCTTCAATGCCTTCCTGCCGCCCCAAATAGCCGAGCTTTTCATTGGTTTTGCCTTTGATGTTGACGGCGGTTTCGGGCAAGCCCAAATCCGCCGCGATATTGGCACACATGGCCGGAATATGCGGAGCGAGCTTCGGCTTCTGGGCGATAATGGTGCTGTCCACATTCACCACTTCCCAACCCTGCTCTTTTACGCTGCGATAAGCGGCGCGCAGCAATACGCGGCTGTCGGCATCTTTGAATTCGGCGGCGGTATCGGGAAAATGGCTGCCGATATCGCCCAAACCCGCCGCACCGAGCAACGCATCGGTAACGGCATGCAAAAGTGCGTCGGCATCGGAATGTCCGAGCAACCCTTTTTCAAACGGAATCGTTACGCCGCCGAGAATAAGCGGCCGATTTTCAACCAACTGATGGACATCGTAGCCTTGTCCGACACGGATATTCATATCGTTTCCTATATGGTGTGATAACTGTGAAAGTTAATGTTTCATCCAAGCCTGCCGCAAACCGGTTTTGCCGCCGCTTTAGCAGCCTGCCGGGCGTTTCCCGCCGCATCGGAACGCGGCAATTCGGTATAAAACATTAAGTTTCACAGCCGTCGTATGTTTCAGGCGGCCTTATTATACAGATTAGGCCGTCTGAAAACATTCAAACATTTTCAGACGGCCTCTATCCGCTTAACGGCACCGCTGCCGGAAATTATTTCAGTTTGTCCCGATAAGCATATAAATACATCGCACCCACAAACACCGCGCCGCCGACGGCATTGCCCAGATACACCGAAACCATGTTCTCCCAAAACTGCATCCAAGTGATGTCCGCACCCGCCCAGATGGCGGCGGGAATCACAAACATATTAGCCACGACGTGCTGGAAGCCGATGAGCACGAAAATCATAATCGGAAACCAAATGCCCAATACTTTGCCAGAAATCGAATGTGCCCCGTAGCACAGCCACACGCCCATACACACCATCCAGTTGCAGCCGATACCCGATACGAAGGCCCGTCCGAAACCGGCACTCACTTTGCCTTGCGCCACGGCAATGGTTTTATGCAGCACTTCGCCTTCGGTGAGGCCGACGTAATGCCCGAAAAACCACGCCACGAAAAAGGCTCCGACGACGTTGGCCAGCGTTACGATCAACCAATTCCGCCCCCAAGCCGCCAGCGAAATCTTTTTCGCCAGCCATGCCACCGGCACCACCATCATGTTGCCGGTAATCAATTCGCCTCCGCCGATCAAAATACAAACCAACCCGATTGGGAACACCGCTGCGCCGAGCAACACGGCCAAGCTGCCCCATTCGTGCGGCATGCCGCCGACCACGCGGATATAGGCAAGATAACCCAATGAAATAAACGCCCCGCCGAGAAAACCCAAAAGGCTCAATGAAAGCGTACTGCCGGCGGCTTTGGCTTTCCCTTTTTCAATCGTCGCCTGCAAAATCTGATCCGGATATAAATCGCTCATGTTCTACTGTCCGTAAAATCTTTTTAACAGCGGTATTGTAATTATTTTTTCAGACGGCCTCTTGATATAGCTCACTTGTTTGTAAGGAAACTACATTGATTTTTACCAAACCGTTCAGCCTTCTTCCCAATCGCTTTTCAAAGCCGCCCGGATAATGTCCATATCAAAGCCGCGGTAAGCCAGAAAACGCATCTGCCGCTGGGTTTCTTTTAAATCCGGGCCGGGCCGTTTGAACTTTTTACGCAACACGGCAACGGCGGTTTGCAGTTCGCTGTCGCGATTGGGCAGAAATTCGCGGGCGGTTTCTTCGGCCACGCCTTTCGCCGCCAACGCCTGTTTCAAACGCAGCCTGCCATGCATTCTGCTTTTGCTGTGAATATAGGCTTCGGCAAAACGCTCGTCAGACTGCCAGTTGCGTTCGGCAAACTCCGCCAGCAGTTTATCCAACTCTT includes the following:
- the hemE gene encoding uroporphyrinogen decarboxylase, with the protein product MTTLKNDTFLRALLKQPVEYTPIWMMRQAGRYLPEYKATRARAGSFLDLCKNTELATEVTIQPLERFDLDAAILFSDILTVPDAMGLGLYFAEGEGPKFERALQHEADIAKLEVPDMGKLQYVFDAVASIRKALNGHVPLIGFSGSPFTLACYMVEGGSSKEFRIIKTMMYSRPDLLHKILDVNAQAVTAYLNAQIDAGAQAVQIFDTWGGVLSDAAFEAFSLHYMKQIVGGLKRQSEGRRVPVIVFTKGGGLWLEKMADTGADALGLDWTCNIGEARKRVGGKVALQGNFDPFALFGTPDSIREETARILAAYGHGSGHVFNLGHGINQHADPEHSKLLVDTVHELSRQYHR
- the cls gene encoding cardiolipin synthase, with the protein product MNIEIPWGQILIYLHTAAALVCAGRVLYKQRNTGAAFAWLIILFVFPLFGVAAYLMVGEPRLGTARAKRTAEMNRFYSEFIELYMADIDLDITDEMRPRYRGIAKVAADTTGMGPTKSNAVTLLSTTDEIVDAMLADIESARQSCLLAFYIIEPQGRIETLLDAVIQAAQRGVDCVILADAVGSHNFFNSSWVKKLRSFGVEVHAALPVGLLKTLFTRSDLRNHRKMLIIDKKIGYTGSYNLVDPRFFKQGSGVGEWVDVMMRCSGPLVLEMTAVFYADVAVEDDQNLTEVQQYLRGLNELIPAMLPEKMRAGNIVAQVIPSAPDQVNRVIYETILSAVYSATRKIMITTPYFVPDEPLLTALTTAAKRGVEVTLILPAKVDSLMVRYASQAYYPMLLKAGVKIALFGGGLLHAKTMVIDDGYTLFGTVNMDMRSFFLNLEISLAIYDKSITCQVIDLQKQYLADSSYITVKGWQQRSKWWGLVENTVRLMSPLL
- a CDS encoding NAD(P)-binding protein, translating into MKRKFSRRTFLGGTAALAGSFVLGGCEKIYRTVSPADQVKNATLKSIYYPPALLGLRGDTEGVQNAAHSVALAGGKFTLPGKAEEQYDLVVIGAGISGLSAAYLYQKQRPQAKILILDNHEDFGGHAQRNEFTIDGKTLVSYAGSESFDSPKANFSDDVNALMKDLGVDYTKFEKYFQQDLYEKKWNLEKGVFFNKTAFGKDAVVRGEPETGEESAAEIIQNFPLPEADKQALIKLYTDPDDYLKGKSKSQREEYAENTSYYDFLKNTVKLPETALRYLLNISSEYWGHAINAVSVSEALRGGYPGVQNLRLPEEEDEEEPYIYHFPDGNASVARLLVRKMIPAIAPGNSMEDIVSAKFDYSKLDLPENNVRIRLKSTALMVENNAEGVAVAYLPQGDADLKQVQAKQCIFAGHSALAARIMPQLRQTQSEAMLSNVKVPILYGKVLVKNAHAFQKLGVYAVYAPDAPYCLIQLDDPVSMGDYRCPQTPDEPIIVHMVRVVTDMQGKDAREMYRNGRRKLLRQSYESLKQEMLEQLRNMYAVAGENLDEVLAGVTINRWAHGYSYERVGLWDSENRAERITERMQEPLGNIFMANSDVAWLPYMHDAIDQAYRAVREALKA
- the nhaA gene encoding Na+/H+ antiporter NhaA, whose amino-acid sequence is MRDKLAHFFSSEPAAGIVLMIAAMLGIVAANSPVSEHYFSMLGSYVAGLSVSHWINDGLMAVFFLFVGLEVKRELLQGELDTNAKRILPGLAALGGLMMPALFYVLFNSGNPETLKGWAVPAATDIAFALGVLALLGSRVPVSLKIFLTALAIMDDLAVIVIIALFYSSSISFIYLALAAATLAVLFFLNKKGILKSLPYLLLGVLLWFFVLKSGLHATLAGVLLAFAIPLRVQDSVQEAPLLKWEHALENPVAFFVVPVFGFANAGVSFAGLDGSVLFDPVVMGIFAGLFLGKQLGVFGVVWVTVKLGWTELPEGASWLQVYGVALLCGIGFTMSLFISLLAFVDPAIQDYSKVGVFLGSLFAGVLGYLVLKFAPFERIKIKY
- a CDS encoding heme biosynthesis HemY N-terminal domain-containing protein; this translates as MRGLIWIIVLFAVAVGLAIAAGSYSGNVYVVVEQTMLRINLHAFILGLIALVVVLYLLVRLIAGILNVPGRMQRFGVARKGRQAATALNNAGLAFFEGKFQKAEQEAAKVLANKEAGDNRTLALMLGAHAADQMDDTALRDRYLQDIESLPAKQQLSRYLLLAESALTRRDYPAAENHLAAAAQINPSLTRLVRLQLRYAFDKGNALEVLDKADKLVKAGAISDYEAEQYQNWAYHRLLALASDHNGLKVCLKRIPEHLKTGELCIAIAEKYERLGLYGHAVKWVEKYYPHTQQAELLETFVQSVRFLNDKEQRKAIDLADGWLQAHPNNAKLLMYLGELAYGKQLWGKAQTYLEASLAIDPSMPARLALAKVFDETEQPEKAEQQRKLALESVSADDESL